The Acidimicrobiales bacterium region CGCGTGACGGTGCAGATGCGAACGAGGCCTCGCTCGATGCGTTCGGCCCATTCCCTCGCGTTCGGCGCGAGGTGGAGCCGCCCGATCGCAGACTTGTCGATGAGCCAGGTCGTCACGACCAGGCGCCGGACATGACGTCGGGGTCATCGAGGTCTTCGGCAAGGGCTGCGGTTCGTCGGAGCTGGTCGACGCTGACCCGGTTGGCGTCGACCACGCGCTCGCGCTCCAGTGCTCGACGGAGGTACTCGCTCCGTGAGAGCCCAACTCGCTTCGCCTTGGAGTCGATCGCTGCCAGTACCTCGTCGGGGACGTCTCGAATCAGGATGTCAGTCATGGCCACCTCCGGTGCTATCTAATGATATCACGATGCGGTGCAATGCGGTCGTGCCAACCGCCCTGATCGCACACACCCCGACCCGAGCCACGCAAGGCCGAACGTGGACTCCGCCTGGGTTCAGGGGAGGAGGTCGAACGCGTCGCGGTGGGCGGGCCGGACGACGGTGAAGTGCCGGTGGTTGAGGGTAGCGATGCGGGTTTCGCGGAGACGTTCGGCGATGGCGATCAAGCTGGCATCGGTCCCACCGAGGTGGAGGTCGGCGTAGGTGTCGACCAGTTCACGGATCCGGTGCCAGTCACGGGAGCCGAGGGGCTCGACCATGAGGTCGCCGTCGAGGATCGACGTGTAGAGGGCAGACTCGGCGGCCGGACCGAGCTCACGGTCCAGGAGGTAGGCGGCTTCGGCGATGACCATCGCCGTGGTGACGAGAGGACCAGGGTCTTCG contains the following coding sequences:
- a CDS encoding PIN domain-containing protein encodes the protein MLVVDTGVLVAAADRTDSHHTASAAIIREDPGPLVTTAMVIAEAAYLLDRELGPAAESALYTSILDGDLMVEPLGSRDWHRIRELVDTYADLHLGGTDASLIAIAERLRETRIATLNHRHFTVVRPAHRDAFDLLP
- a CDS encoding CopG family transcriptional regulator, yielding MTDILIRDVPDEVLAAIDSKAKRVGLSRSEYLRRALERERVVDANRVSVDQLRRTAALAEDLDDPDVMSGAWS